A genomic region of Xiphophorus couchianus chromosome 18, X_couchianus-1.0, whole genome shotgun sequence contains the following coding sequences:
- the LOC114133593 gene encoding low affinity immunoglobulin gamma Fc region receptor III-like, with translation MEAVISFLVLSLLPQLIVSEVPTTTSYRAIVEIVSGDSRIFSGESLKLRCVIPNKYQASWDYLWFRGSVQLPQSGETYQLWEANVKESGKYSCQGQRETDVRTIKTLRSLPYEIHVDGGYAILQMAKRPVLIGDALDLKCRLRGNAPVHETILYRDGIEVMVQSGSSLNFHLPHVTLEDEGRYSCRVSWDLSRRTHSVMSVPIPVNILEVLTEPVLEIEKDNAQLERNKMHLICHVQYNAPAPAPPVNYYFYKNNNLLGPATSLNHMHVRKAAGWYSCRAKVPKLDIVRWSKPQSFGEVTGPPLMPPRPHHRNQMTSKSPPHTFSAPETQPASPTYFASTPSSDQHTESPSPSSPSSESPVSTSLPTSGQLPG, from the exons ATGGAAGCAGTAATTTCATTCCTCG TTCTTTCATTGTTACCACAGCTCATAGTGTCTGAGG TTCCCACTACAACCTCGTACAGGGCCATCGTGGAGATAGTTTCGGGAGATTCCCGGATCTTCAGCGGGGAAAGTCTGAAGCTGAGATGCGTCATCCCCAACAAGTACCAGGCCTCCTGGGATTACCTGTGGTTCAGGGGATCTGTGCAGCTCCCACAGTCTGGCGAGACATACCAGCTGTGGGAGGCCAACGTTAAAGAAAGCGGCAAATATTCCTGCCAAGGACAGAGAGAGACGGATGTGAGAACCATAAAAACACTAAGAAGTCTACCTTACGAGATCCATGTTGATG gaGGTTATGCCATCCTGCAAATGGCAAAACGCCCTGTCCTCATTGGAGACGCCCTGGATTTGAAATGCCGTCTCCGAGGAAACGCTCCCGTCCATGAGACGATCTTGTACAGAGACGGGATTGAAGTGATGGTGCAGAGCGGGAGCAGCTTGAATTTCCACCTCCCCCACGTCACCCTGGAGGATGAAGGAAGGTACTCATGCAGGGTATCCTGGGACCTGAGTCGACGTACACACTCCGTGATGTCAGTTCCCATTCCGGTGAATATCTTAG AGGTTCTAACTGAGCCGGTGTTGGAGATTGAGAAAGACAACGCCCAGCTTGAACGGAATAAAATGCACCTCATCTGTCACGTCCAGTACAACGCCCCCGCCCCAGCCCCTCCTGTAAATTACTATTTCTACAAGAACAACAATCTGTTGGGACCAGCAACCTCACTGAACCACATGCATGTCAGAAAGGCTGCAGGATGGTACAGCTGCAGAGCCAAGGTGCCAAAGCTGGATATCGTGAGGTGGAGCAAGCCCCAGAGCTTCGGAGAGGTCACAG GGCCACCATTGATGCCTCCCCGTCCTCATCACAGAAATCAGATGACATCCAAATCACCCCCACACACCTTCTCGGCTCCTGAGACTCAGCCTGCATCCCCAACATACTTTGCTTCAACACCGTCTTCCGATCAGCACACAGAGAGTCCCAGCCCATCCTCGCCGTCGTCTGAGTCCCCGGTCTCAACCAGTCTACCGACTTCAGGCCAGCTGCCAGGCTAA